One part of the Nymphaea colorata isolate Beijing-Zhang1983 chromosome 8, ASM883128v2, whole genome shotgun sequence genome encodes these proteins:
- the LOC116258692 gene encoding pentatricopeptide repeat-containing protein At5g66500, mitochondrial-like isoform X2 — protein sequence MHASFGRFDERTYTELLGACSTVDIGKQVHAVSIKECCECVTVFKTSLVSMYCKFGSTNDALRVFEEIRVKDVVCWNAMLTGLVRNGHEKNCVLLFQEMQKAGFAANGFSFSSVLKACSCLSALELGKQIHGHIIVSGCYSFDLLVLGTALVDFYCKCSSPDEACKVFHEFDGPKDIVLYNSIISGFVHNKKYSDAFLVFRSLEKEPLKPNRHTMATLLDACSGISCLLWGEEIHGVVIKGGFGFDIVLNNALIDMYSKGGKIQSARTVFDRMPWKNVISWTSIIDAYGSHGDGIEALCMFENMVESGVSPNSVTLLSVISACSHSGMVDEGRRYFWSMKENFGVVQGPEHFASLIDLLGRGGHVDEAWDLVCSMPVEPNPAVCVSLLNACQGNQDVLRAELVAEMLLKLQVEKPAHYVLLSNLYASIGRWDDAETLRRIIKMRGLRKVVGSSWIEIDR from the coding sequence ATGCACGCGTCATTTGGACGCTTTGATGAACGCACATACACCGAGTTACTTGGTGCTTGTTCTACGGTAGATATTGGGAAACAAGTTCATGCAGTCTCTATAAAAGAATGTTGCGAGTGTGTAACAGTTTTTAAGACGTCCTTGGTCAGTATGTATTGCAAGTTTGGCAGCACAAATGATGCTTTGCGAGTCTTTGAAGAGATTAGAGTGAAGGATGTGGTCTGTTGGAACGCTATGTTGACGGGCTTAGTTCGAAATGGACACGAAAAGAACTGCGTTCTCCTCTTCCAAGAAATGCAAAAGGCTGGTTTTGCGGCTAatggtttctctttttctagtGTCCTGAAAGCGTGTTCATGCTTATCGGCTCTTGAACTAGGCAAGCAGATTCATGGACATATAATTGTCAGTGGTTGCTATAGCTTCGATCTCCTGGTATTAGGTACTGCTCTGGTTGATTTTTACTGCAAATGCAGTTCACCTGATGAAGCGTGCAAAGTCTTTCATGAGTTTGACGGCCCGAAGGATATTGTGCTGTACAACTCCATCATCTCTGGTTTTGTTCATAATAAGAAATATTCAGATGCGTTCTTAGTTTTCAGGAGTCTTGAGAAGGAACCATTGAAACCAAACCGGCATACTATGGCTACTCTCCTTGATGCCTGCTCTGGAATTTCTTGTTTGCTATGGGGAGAAGAAATCCATGGCGTGGTAATTAAAGGTGGGTTCGGGTTTGATATAGTTTTGAATAATGCTCTGATTGATATGTACTCAAAAGGGGGTAAGATTCAGAGTGCGCGGACCGTGTTTGACCGGATGCCATGGAAGAATGTGATATCTTGGACAAGCATAATCGACGCCTACGGTAGCCATGGAGACGGGATTGAAGCTCTGTGTATGTTTGAGAACATGGTCGAATCTGGTGTTTCACCAAACTCTGTAACGCTCCTCTCTGTTATCAGTGCATGCAGCCATTCAGGTATGGTTGACGAAGGCCGACGTTATTTTTGGTCTATGAAGGAGAACTTTGGTGTGGTACAGGGACCAGAGCACTTCGCGTCCTTGATTGATCTTTTAGGCCGTGGAGGCCATGTTGACGAAGCATGGGATCTTGTTTGTAGTATGCCTGTTGAGCCAAATCCTGCTGTTTGTGTATCTCTCTTAAATGCTTGTCAGGGTAATCAAGATGTTCTCCGGGCAGAACTTGTGGCAGAGATGCTTCTGAAGCTACAGGTGGAAAAACCAGCGCATTATGTTTTACTATCGAATTTGTATGCTTCAATTGGAAGATGGGACGATGCGGAGACTTTAAGAAGAATTATCAAGATGAGAGGACTAAGAAAGGTAGTGGGGAGTAGTTGGATTGAAATTGACCGGTAA
- the LOC116258692 gene encoding pentatricopeptide repeat-containing protein At5g66500, mitochondrial-like isoform X1 — MVFGSCTCLFQRCPQSKFKSFPFILHSYTTKLGLSTPSHFPSRLLFHGESGRSHHACRLFDQTPERSSVAFSPPISAKCRHGDAGSAVALFRPMHASFGRFDERTYTELLGACSTVDIGKQVHAVSIKECCECVTVFKTSLVSMYCKFGSTNDALRVFEEIRVKDVVCWNAMLTGLVRNGHEKNCVLLFQEMQKAGFAANGFSFSSVLKACSCLSALELGKQIHGHIIVSGCYSFDLLVLGTALVDFYCKCSSPDEACKVFHEFDGPKDIVLYNSIISGFVHNKKYSDAFLVFRSLEKEPLKPNRHTMATLLDACSGISCLLWGEEIHGVVIKGGFGFDIVLNNALIDMYSKGGKIQSARTVFDRMPWKNVISWTSIIDAYGSHGDGIEALCMFENMVESGVSPNSVTLLSVISACSHSGMVDEGRRYFWSMKENFGVVQGPEHFASLIDLLGRGGHVDEAWDLVCSMPVEPNPAVCVSLLNACQGNQDVLRAELVAEMLLKLQVEKPAHYVLLSNLYASIGRWDDAETLRRIIKMRGLRKVVGSSWIEIDR; from the coding sequence ATGGTCTTTGGGAGTTGCACATGTCTCTTTCAAAGATGCCCTCAATCCAAGTTCAAATCCTTTCCCTTCATCCTCCATAGCTACACAACTAAATTGGGGCTCTCCACGCCTTCCCACTTCCCTAGCAGACTCCTATTCCATGGTGAATCTGGTCGTTCCCACCATGCGTGCCGGTTGTTCGATCAAACGCCTGAACGAAGCTCTGTTGCTTTCAGTCCTCCAATCAGCGCCAAATGTCGACATGGTGATGCTGGATCTGCTGTTGCACTCTTCCGTCCAATGCACGCGTCATTTGGACGCTTTGATGAACGCACATACACCGAGTTACTTGGTGCTTGTTCTACGGTAGATATTGGGAAACAAGTTCATGCAGTCTCTATAAAAGAATGTTGCGAGTGTGTAACAGTTTTTAAGACGTCCTTGGTCAGTATGTATTGCAAGTTTGGCAGCACAAATGATGCTTTGCGAGTCTTTGAAGAGATTAGAGTGAAGGATGTGGTCTGTTGGAACGCTATGTTGACGGGCTTAGTTCGAAATGGACACGAAAAGAACTGCGTTCTCCTCTTCCAAGAAATGCAAAAGGCTGGTTTTGCGGCTAatggtttctctttttctagtGTCCTGAAAGCGTGTTCATGCTTATCGGCTCTTGAACTAGGCAAGCAGATTCATGGACATATAATTGTCAGTGGTTGCTATAGCTTCGATCTCCTGGTATTAGGTACTGCTCTGGTTGATTTTTACTGCAAATGCAGTTCACCTGATGAAGCGTGCAAAGTCTTTCATGAGTTTGACGGCCCGAAGGATATTGTGCTGTACAACTCCATCATCTCTGGTTTTGTTCATAATAAGAAATATTCAGATGCGTTCTTAGTTTTCAGGAGTCTTGAGAAGGAACCATTGAAACCAAACCGGCATACTATGGCTACTCTCCTTGATGCCTGCTCTGGAATTTCTTGTTTGCTATGGGGAGAAGAAATCCATGGCGTGGTAATTAAAGGTGGGTTCGGGTTTGATATAGTTTTGAATAATGCTCTGATTGATATGTACTCAAAAGGGGGTAAGATTCAGAGTGCGCGGACCGTGTTTGACCGGATGCCATGGAAGAATGTGATATCTTGGACAAGCATAATCGACGCCTACGGTAGCCATGGAGACGGGATTGAAGCTCTGTGTATGTTTGAGAACATGGTCGAATCTGGTGTTTCACCAAACTCTGTAACGCTCCTCTCTGTTATCAGTGCATGCAGCCATTCAGGTATGGTTGACGAAGGCCGACGTTATTTTTGGTCTATGAAGGAGAACTTTGGTGTGGTACAGGGACCAGAGCACTTCGCGTCCTTGATTGATCTTTTAGGCCGTGGAGGCCATGTTGACGAAGCATGGGATCTTGTTTGTAGTATGCCTGTTGAGCCAAATCCTGCTGTTTGTGTATCTCTCTTAAATGCTTGTCAGGGTAATCAAGATGTTCTCCGGGCAGAACTTGTGGCAGAGATGCTTCTGAAGCTACAGGTGGAAAAACCAGCGCATTATGTTTTACTATCGAATTTGTATGCTTCAATTGGAAGATGGGACGATGCGGAGACTTTAAGAAGAATTATCAAGATGAGAGGACTAAGAAAGGTAGTGGGGAGTAGTTGGATTGAAATTGACCGGTAA